In Corallococcus macrosporus, one DNA window encodes the following:
- a CDS encoding Hint domain-containing protein encodes MSKSVFRIVLGGAAAVALFPTVAGAQTQQEWRCNVDSLTPSQAIVRAEWARRCGLLTNLNPAGPSNWVASTTTFDTNFAPAKEYIEKDTLRAYTGNSQGYRVNYYYAIAMYDATPILKVEAETTGLTTGYFKWNPAPTTVARARPLYPTFETSLPAGSGTPLYPHPTDTTDCRLYRDTNSDAKGDTLYTGGIFFVVANCESSCYAPDQELLFSQGTVPISKAVQEQQVDIVTLTPDSTLDDVQLQTNHVYSYTSETRDSEHLLYTILTENGGKLRLTNEHPVVNSEGRMVRAADLKVDDELLRQDGTRERVVSVEKTTHFGKVYNLRPITRDQVTNVLVAQGFLVGSARYQNEDVGFMNRIILQRSVPEDLLPR; translated from the coding sequence CTTCAGAATCGTCCTGGGGGGCGCGGCCGCCGTCGCGCTGTTCCCGACCGTGGCAGGCGCGCAGACCCAGCAGGAGTGGCGCTGCAACGTCGACAGCCTGACGCCAAGCCAGGCCATCGTGCGCGCCGAATGGGCTCGCAGGTGCGGTCTGCTCACCAACCTCAACCCCGCGGGCCCCTCGAACTGGGTGGCCTCCACCACGACCTTCGACACCAACTTCGCGCCCGCCAAGGAGTACATCGAGAAGGACACCCTGCGGGCCTACACAGGCAACTCGCAGGGCTACAGGGTGAATTACTACTACGCGATCGCGATGTATGACGCGACGCCCATCCTCAAGGTGGAGGCGGAGACCACGGGCCTCACCACGGGGTACTTCAAGTGGAACCCCGCGCCCACGACCGTGGCCCGCGCGCGGCCGCTCTACCCGACCTTCGAGACGTCGCTGCCCGCGGGCTCCGGGACGCCGCTCTATCCGCACCCGACGGACACCACCGACTGCCGCCTCTACCGGGACACCAACTCCGACGCCAAGGGCGACACGCTGTACACCGGCGGAATCTTCTTCGTCGTGGCGAACTGCGAGTCCAGTTGCTACGCGCCGGACCAGGAGCTGTTGTTCAGCCAGGGCACGGTGCCCATCTCCAAGGCGGTCCAGGAGCAGCAGGTGGACATCGTCACCCTGACGCCGGACTCCACGCTGGACGACGTGCAACTCCAGACGAACCACGTCTACAGCTACACGTCGGAGACGCGCGACAGCGAGCACCTGCTCTACACCATCCTCACCGAGAATGGCGGCAAGCTGCGGCTGACCAACGAGCACCCGGTGGTCAACAGCGAGGGCCGGATGGTTCGCGCGGCGGACCTGAAGGTGGATGACGAGCTGCTGCGCCAGGACGGCACGCGTGAGCGCGTCGTGAGCGTGGAGAAGACGACGCACTTCGGGAAGGTCTACAACCTGCGGCCCATCACCCGCGACCAGGTGACCAACGTCCTGGTGGCCCAGGGCTTCCTGGTGGGCTCCGCCCGCTACCAGAACGAGGACGTCGGCTTCATGAACCGCATCATCCTGCAGCGCTCCGTTCCCGAGGACCTGCTCCCCCGGTAG
- a CDS encoding carotenoid oxygenase family protein, whose product MTTATPQPATPALPAWKRAFRNISRQHAFQPLRVEGRLPEGLRGTLFRAGAWTVDVHGVPLQHWFDGDGGVMGVRFGPDGVQGAARLVDSRTMVTERKAGRQLYGSYAMPTPLRNKLLNPQKNNANTAVMSWNGRLYALHEPNLPVELSPEDLSTLGESDLEGAVLKSFSAHPHRIHSRRTTYNFAQHHGRVNTLELYALPDGGKARHLGSVPLPGATMVHDYMVTDRYLVFFLPAMRIDVLKMLLRIGAFAHNVHFRPGAAAEVLVVPIDDVAHPIRIPADSFFNWHFSNAYEDGDTLVVDYVRYPDFASNQWLGELVRGTPSADADGMLHRAVIDLKARTFRSEPLLDLSCEFPRVAPSVECRPYQTVYLGAHATREARRGLYDSVVRLDLGTGRVTRAALEADQFPSEPVFVPRPGSRAEDDGWILTQVFDAKTDTTHVAVLDAERLDAGPVARCHFEHALPPTFHGEFIPAGPPAHGQA is encoded by the coding sequence ATGACGACCGCGACGCCGCAGCCCGCCACCCCTGCCCTCCCCGCCTGGAAGCGGGCCTTCCGCAACATCTCCCGGCAGCACGCCTTCCAGCCCCTGCGGGTGGAGGGACGGCTTCCCGAGGGGCTGCGCGGGACGCTGTTCCGCGCGGGCGCGTGGACGGTGGACGTGCACGGGGTGCCGCTCCAGCACTGGTTCGACGGTGACGGGGGCGTGATGGGCGTGCGCTTCGGGCCGGACGGCGTCCAGGGCGCGGCCCGGCTCGTGGACTCGCGCACCATGGTCACGGAGCGGAAGGCGGGCCGGCAGCTCTACGGCAGCTACGCCATGCCCACGCCGCTGCGCAACAAGCTGCTCAATCCCCAGAAGAACAACGCGAACACGGCGGTGATGTCCTGGAACGGCCGGCTGTACGCGCTGCACGAGCCGAACCTCCCCGTGGAGCTGTCCCCGGAGGACCTGTCCACCCTGGGTGAGTCGGACCTGGAGGGCGCCGTGCTGAAGTCGTTCTCCGCGCACCCCCACCGGATCCACTCGCGGCGCACGACGTACAACTTCGCGCAGCACCACGGCCGGGTGAACACGCTGGAGCTGTACGCGCTGCCGGACGGCGGCAAGGCGCGGCACCTGGGGTCCGTGCCGCTGCCCGGCGCGACCATGGTCCACGACTACATGGTCACGGACCGCTACCTTGTCTTCTTCCTGCCGGCGATGCGCATCGACGTCCTGAAGATGCTGCTGCGCATCGGCGCGTTCGCGCACAACGTCCACTTCCGGCCGGGCGCGGCGGCGGAGGTGCTGGTGGTGCCCATCGACGACGTGGCCCACCCCATCCGCATCCCCGCCGACTCCTTCTTCAACTGGCATTTCTCCAACGCGTACGAGGACGGCGACACGCTGGTGGTGGACTACGTGCGCTATCCGGACTTCGCCTCCAACCAGTGGCTGGGAGAGCTGGTGCGCGGCACGCCGTCCGCCGACGCCGACGGCATGCTCCACCGCGCGGTCATCGACCTGAAGGCCCGGACGTTCCGCAGCGAGCCCCTGCTGGACCTGAGCTGCGAGTTCCCCCGCGTCGCCCCCAGCGTGGAGTGCCGGCCCTACCAGACGGTCTACCTGGGCGCGCACGCCACCCGCGAGGCCCGGCGCGGCCTCTATGACTCGGTGGTGCGGCTGGACCTGGGCACCGGCCGCGTGACGCGGGCCGCGCTGGAGGCGGACCAGTTCCCCTCCGAGCCCGTCTTCGTGCCCCGCCCCGGCTCCCGCGCCGAGGACGACGGATGGATCCTCACCCAGGTCTTCGACGCGAAGACGGACACCACCCACGTGGCCGTCCTGGACGCGGAGCGGCTGGACGCGGGGCCCGTGGCGCGCTGCCACTTCGAGCACGCCCTGCCGCCCACCTTCCACGGCGAGTTCATCCCCGCCGGGCCCCCGGCCCACGGCCAGGCCTAG
- a CDS encoding 3-hydroxyacyl-CoA dehydrogenase family protein, whose translation MTTRRLMRVGVVGGGAMGCGIALELAIAGRRVVLHNTRPDSSERARVKLERDAALMVETGLLAPAQREAALGRIRRTTVLAEAAVDQDLVIESVPEDLALKQEVFRQLDGLAAPDTVLASNTTALSVTALARDCTRPERVLSAHYYLPAHLVPLVDVIPGERTAPEVVEAVRRLLEEIGKTPVVYAKDVPGASVGPRLLQALIGEGIRLVQEGVATPEMVDRVLTQGIGRRLGVSGVFDRLDLAGLDLVTNVMRNAGRPVPPVLAQKVEQGELGLKTGKGFYAWTPDTTAAFEERVARGLITQLREDRAEGRLRVPTAEVPE comes from the coding sequence ATGACGACCAGACGGTTGATGCGGGTGGGCGTGGTGGGTGGTGGAGCCATGGGGTGCGGCATCGCACTCGAGCTCGCCATCGCTGGCAGGCGGGTGGTGCTCCACAACACGCGCCCGGACAGCAGCGAGCGCGCGAGGGTGAAGCTGGAGCGCGACGCGGCCCTGATGGTGGAGACGGGCCTGCTGGCCCCCGCGCAACGGGAGGCGGCGCTCGGGCGCATCCGGCGCACCACGGTGCTCGCGGAGGCCGCCGTGGACCAGGACCTGGTCATCGAGTCCGTGCCCGAGGACCTCGCGCTCAAGCAGGAGGTCTTCCGTCAACTGGACGGGCTCGCGGCACCGGACACCGTGCTCGCGTCCAACACCACCGCGTTGAGCGTGACGGCGCTGGCCCGGGACTGCACCCGGCCCGAGCGCGTCCTCAGCGCGCACTACTACCTGCCCGCGCACCTGGTCCCCCTGGTGGACGTCATCCCCGGGGAGCGCACCGCCCCGGAGGTCGTGGAGGCCGTGCGGCGGCTGCTCGAGGAGATTGGCAAGACACCGGTGGTGTACGCGAAGGACGTGCCGGGCGCGTCGGTGGGCCCCCGGCTGTTGCAGGCGCTCATCGGCGAGGGCATCCGGCTGGTGCAGGAGGGCGTCGCCACGCCGGAGATGGTGGACCGCGTGCTCACCCAGGGCATCGGGCGGCGCCTGGGCGTGTCCGGCGTCTTCGACCGGCTGGACCTCGCGGGGTTGGACCTGGTCACCAACGTCATGCGCAACGCCGGGCGCCCGGTGCCTCCGGTGCTCGCCCAGAAGGTGGAGCAGGGGGAGCTGGGATTGAAGACGGGGAAGGGCTTCTACGCCTGGACGCCGGACACCACCGCCGCGTTCGAGGAGCGCGTCGCGCGCGGCCTCATCACCCAGCTTCGCGAGGATCGGGCCGAGGGCCGCCTCCGCGTCCCCACGGCGGAGGTCCCGGAATGA
- a CDS encoding LuxR C-terminal-related transcriptional regulator, translated as MGDALSHLLPTKLSPPQTASVLVSRAAALRKMDRGAGGKLVLVTAPLGSGKTTLLTQWYRELRGSRVLAWLSLDERDNAPERFFSYLVGAIRRAAPEFDAYITSQLDAQVALPLDHATTVVLRSLWNLGRELVVVLDDFHVLRERSVVRAFSYLLDHAPPHVHWIVSSRGMPELDLAKLKLTEQLVTLDSRDLGLDGEAIHELGQRLCGAALKPEDVEYLRARTEGWVAGVKLALLTAGEHASVSDALRKAIGSNHDVAKYLADVVLREQTEEVHTFLVLSSVVDRLNGELCNALLGITRGPALLAELERGQLFIQSLDTQHQWYRYHPLFLDFLRTQLACTHGDRIPGLHRAASAWFAGHGLPDEALTHAFASGDRGWCLELTARCVEAWMREGEIASVLHWTTKLTAEETLCSPAICVARIACLILSRAFVPASLALQDAQRRLQTAASDPERERLSRQLSRLALLHAVLSDSAQGAVIELETPPGDEDPDVFMAGAVLAAKAYQALRLNRFDAMRRLASIARETLQGQNNPYMVGYTDVLTVLADRAQGNMKDAADRCEAAFERASRGRRNPVWVNAATALATTRYDQNRLDEAEALCIEVLPLLSQAAVFETFAMAYLVLARIKTIRGKYAEAWQLLDYLHSVLECGHQTRFLAHVCGEKVRLSLVEQSPARMKAVAQEFGLGERMRRGEWSERRFYDEAWEQLGVAQAWVLMARGRHDRAHGLLETLRASAHDAGCVARETALLAALAVCHWRAGDPAAAFAAVNRGFALVPRFGFSRGVFDETPGLQEVIVAAATQRKLSHVLPARYAERYQDLLSSASAGQAPFPALPSAPLEPLTERELQMLKLLAQGLSNQEISERSNVALSTTKWHLRNVFAKLDVTTRTAAIVKARERLEGTL; from the coding sequence GGGTCGCGGGTGCTCGCGTGGCTGTCGCTCGACGAGCGGGACAACGCGCCCGAGCGCTTCTTCTCCTACCTCGTCGGGGCCATCCGCCGCGCGGCCCCGGAGTTCGACGCGTACATCACCAGCCAGTTGGACGCGCAGGTGGCGCTCCCGCTGGACCATGCGACGACGGTGGTGCTGCGCAGCCTCTGGAACCTGGGGCGCGAGCTCGTCGTGGTGCTGGACGACTTCCACGTGCTGCGGGAGCGCTCGGTGGTGCGGGCCTTCTCGTACCTGCTGGACCATGCGCCGCCGCACGTGCACTGGATTGTCTCCTCGCGCGGCATGCCGGAGCTGGACCTGGCGAAGCTGAAGCTCACCGAGCAACTGGTGACGCTCGACAGCCGCGACCTGGGCCTGGACGGAGAGGCCATCCACGAGCTGGGGCAGCGCCTGTGCGGCGCCGCGCTGAAGCCCGAGGACGTCGAGTACCTGCGCGCGCGCACCGAGGGCTGGGTGGCCGGCGTGAAGCTGGCCCTGCTGACGGCGGGGGAGCACGCCAGCGTGAGCGACGCGCTCCGCAAGGCCATTGGCTCCAACCACGACGTGGCGAAGTACCTGGCGGACGTGGTGCTGCGTGAGCAGACGGAGGAGGTGCACACCTTCCTGGTGCTGAGCTCGGTGGTGGACCGGCTCAACGGCGAGCTGTGCAACGCGCTGCTGGGCATCACCCGGGGGCCGGCGCTGCTGGCGGAGCTGGAGCGGGGACAGCTGTTCATCCAGTCGCTCGACACGCAGCACCAGTGGTACCGCTACCACCCGCTGTTCCTCGACTTCCTGCGCACCCAGCTCGCGTGTACGCACGGCGACCGCATCCCCGGGCTGCACCGCGCGGCGAGCGCGTGGTTCGCCGGGCACGGGCTGCCAGACGAGGCCCTGACGCACGCGTTCGCCTCGGGGGACCGGGGCTGGTGCCTGGAGCTCACGGCCCGCTGCGTGGAGGCGTGGATGCGCGAGGGGGAAATCGCCTCCGTGCTCCACTGGACGACGAAGCTGACGGCGGAGGAGACCCTCTGCTCGCCGGCCATCTGCGTGGCGCGCATCGCGTGCCTCATCCTGTCCCGCGCCTTCGTGCCCGCCTCCCTGGCGCTGCAGGACGCGCAGCGCCGGCTCCAGACGGCGGCGTCGGATCCGGAGCGCGAGCGGCTGTCGCGACAGCTCTCCCGGCTCGCGCTGCTGCACGCCGTGCTGTCGGACTCGGCGCAAGGAGCCGTTATCGAGCTGGAGACGCCTCCGGGGGACGAGGACCCGGACGTCTTCATGGCGGGCGCGGTGCTGGCGGCGAAGGCCTACCAGGCGCTCCGGCTGAACCGGTTCGACGCGATGCGGAGGCTCGCGTCCATCGCGCGGGAGACGCTGCAGGGACAGAACAACCCGTACATGGTGGGCTACACGGACGTCCTCACCGTGCTGGCGGACCGGGCGCAGGGGAACATGAAGGACGCGGCGGACCGGTGCGAGGCGGCCTTCGAGCGCGCGAGCCGGGGACGGCGCAACCCGGTGTGGGTGAACGCGGCGACGGCGCTGGCCACCACCCGCTACGACCAGAACCGCCTGGACGAGGCCGAGGCGCTCTGCATCGAGGTCCTGCCGCTGCTGTCCCAGGCGGCCGTGTTCGAGACCTTCGCGATGGCCTACCTGGTGCTGGCCCGCATCAAGACGATTCGAGGCAAGTACGCGGAGGCCTGGCAACTGCTGGACTACCTGCACAGCGTGCTCGAGTGCGGACACCAGACGCGCTTCCTGGCCCACGTCTGCGGCGAGAAGGTCCGCCTGTCCCTGGTGGAGCAGTCCCCCGCGAGGATGAAGGCGGTGGCGCAGGAGTTCGGCCTGGGCGAGCGCATGCGCCGGGGCGAGTGGAGCGAGCGGCGCTTCTACGACGAGGCCTGGGAGCAACTGGGCGTGGCGCAGGCCTGGGTGCTGATGGCGCGCGGGAGGCATGACCGGGCGCACGGGCTGCTGGAGACGCTGCGGGCCAGCGCGCACGACGCGGGCTGCGTCGCCCGGGAGACGGCGCTCCTGGCCGCGCTGGCGGTGTGTCATTGGCGAGCGGGAGACCCGGCGGCGGCGTTCGCGGCGGTGAACCGGGGCTTCGCGCTGGTGCCCCGGTTCGGCTTCAGCCGGGGCGTGTTCGACGAGACGCCGGGGCTTCAGGAGGTCATCGTCGCGGCGGCCACGCAGCGCAAGCTGAGCCACGTGCTGCCGGCCCGCTACGCCGAGCGGTACCAGGACCTGCTGTCGTCGGCCAGCGCGGGCCAGGCCCCGTTCCCGGCCCTGCCCAGCGCGCCGCTGGAGCCACTCACCGAGCGGGAGCTCCAGATGCTCAAGCTGCTGGCGCAGGGCCTGAGCAACCAGGAGATCAGCGAGCGCTCCAACGTCGCGCTCTCCACCACGAAGTGGCACCTGCGCAACGTGTTCGCGAAGCTCGACGTGACGACGCGCACCGCGGCCATCGTGAAGGCGCGGGAGCGGCTGGAAGGGACGCTCTAG